The proteins below are encoded in one region of Carettochelys insculpta isolate YL-2023 chromosome 32, ASM3395843v1, whole genome shotgun sequence:
- the LOC142004817 gene encoding olfactory receptor 6F1-like produces the protein MAGTKLRNQTIVQEFILLGFPGTWYFQMSLAMLFSVTYILTIIGNICIIALVRTHPQLHTPMYFFLCNLSFLEIWLTTTSAPKAIGVMLSTSQTISFTACLMQLFFLTSLGGTECFLLASMAYDRYLAICHPLHYNVLMNNTITAQLALVSWLGGFLAIAVLAALISKLSFCGSNIINHFMCHMESWIVLSCTDTHVIELTMFILSFIVVIVSCTITVVSYICIISTISRIPSAQAWQKAFSTCSAHLIVVTLWFGSCIILFVKPSTTSTLDLNKTVTIFSTIITPLLNPFIYTLRNKEVKEALGKTFSGSFSGFRKALY, from the coding sequence ATGGCTGGAACAAAACTGAGAAACCAGACCATTGTGCAGGAGTTCATTCTACTGGGCTTTCCTGGTACTTGGTATTTCCAGATGTCCCTCGCCATGTTATTTTCTGTGACATACATCCTAACGATCATAGGGAATATTTGCATCATTGCCTTGGTGAGGACCCACcctcagctccacacccccatgtacttcttcctctgCAACCTTTCCTTCTTGGAGATCTGGCTCACCACCACATCTGCCCCCAAAGCCATAGGCGTCATGCTGAGCACAAGCCAAACCATCTCCTTCACTGCTTGCCTCATGCAATTGTTTTTCCTCACCTCCTTGGGTGGCACAGAATGCTTCCTCCTGGCCTcaatggcctatgaccgctatcTGGCCATATGCCACCCATTGCACTACAATGTTCTCATGAACAACACCATCACTGCTCAGCTAGCCCTTGTCTCTTGGCTGGGCGGGTTCCTGGCTATCGCTGTGCTGGCAGCTCTAATCTCCAAGTTGTCTTTCTGTGGTTCTAACATCATCAATCATTTCATGTGCCACATGGAGTCCTGGATTGtactttcctgcacagacacacatgtTATTGAGCTGACAATGTTCATTCTCTCATTCATCGTTGTCATCGTCTCATGCACAATAACTGTGGTCTCCTACATTTGCATTATCTCCACCATTTCAAGAATTCCATCAGCCCAAGCAtggcaaaaggccttttccacttgCTCAGCCCACCTGATTGTGGTGACTCTCTGGTTTGGTTCCTGTATTATTCTTTTTGTCAAGCCTTCTACAACGAGCACCCTGGATTTGAACAAAACTGTCACCATCTTTAGCACAATTATAACTCCGCTATTAAACCCTTTCATTTACACGCTAAGAAACAAGGAAGTAAAGGAAGCCTTGGGAAAAACATTCAGTGGATCCTTCAGTGGTTTTAGAAAAGCCTTGTATTAA